The following coding sequences are from one Fibrobacter sp. UWR4 window:
- a CDS encoding DUF58 domain-containing protein encodes MFSFLKWFADAVPRAPKRPGLLMRLYYFWQEYFTSPGRAAAALFPVAMMAGGIPGFWAAWVFCGLDFLLFLGMVLSLFATARLTKISIDDVSVTPVFEGQTSKVSAVVSVHKSSVDSVLLSCFRLDPSLKCEEMDYTSISIKDGSKKLECFIRTTRRGAFPLKNISASVPEIMGLLRNPFDFQGTSELLVYPRPVKVGAFPFLTSGASGAVFAPLLMPSLTRGMNFVGVREYREGDSLRDLHHKAFARYGRPFTKEFETERGAGAILVLDTVAPSMSSRAYLEDAMRLAAGIGRWMLDQNILGRFFIDDEEISIQGLAGHDRMESLLESLSRIAPARIVGGKKSGPWSPAARPMDPVLRIGLYPKDDALIHKHIIVSSSKNPDFKSEHPDNTLFVDSAEIASALDREKEVNL; translated from the coding sequence ATGTTTTCCTTCCTTAAATGGTTTGCAGATGCGGTTCCCCGTGCGCCCAAGCGTCCGGGGCTCCTGATGCGTCTGTACTATTTCTGGCAAGAATACTTTACCTCCCCAGGTCGCGCCGCTGCTGCACTTTTCCCTGTGGCGATGATGGCGGGTGGTATTCCTGGTTTTTGGGCTGCCTGGGTGTTTTGCGGTCTGGACTTTTTGCTGTTCCTGGGAATGGTTCTTTCCCTTTTTGCGACTGCTCGCCTTACGAAAATTTCCATAGATGATGTTTCTGTAACGCCTGTTTTTGAAGGTCAGACATCCAAGGTTTCTGCGGTGGTTTCCGTTCATAAATCTTCTGTAGATTCTGTCTTGTTGTCCTGTTTCCGATTGGATCCGTCCCTTAAATGCGAGGAAATGGATTATACCTCCATCTCCATTAAGGATGGCTCGAAAAAGCTGGAATGCTTTATCCGTACGACCCGTAGAGGGGCGTTCCCGCTGAAGAATATTTCTGCAAGTGTGCCTGAAATTATGGGCCTGCTTCGCAATCCCTTTGATTTTCAGGGAACATCTGAATTGCTGGTGTATCCTCGTCCGGTAAAGGTGGGGGCATTTCCTTTTTTGACTTCTGGAGCAAGCGGGGCTGTATTTGCTCCTCTTCTGATGCCTAGCCTTACTCGGGGCATGAACTTTGTTGGGGTTCGCGAATACCGGGAAGGAGATTCCCTGAGGGATTTGCATCATAAGGCTTTTGCCCGATATGGCCGCCCCTTCACCAAGGAATTCGAGACGGAGCGAGGCGCCGGTGCAATCCTCGTGCTTGATACGGTGGCTCCCTCCATGTCCAGCCGTGCCTATCTGGAAGATGCCATGCGGCTTGCAGCAGGTATAGGACGCTGGATGTTGGATCAGAATATTTTAGGACGTTTCTTCATTGATGACGAGGAAATTTCCATTCAGGGGCTTGCTGGTCATGACCGTATGGAAAGCCTGCTTGAATCTCTTTCCCGCATTGCGCCCGCAAGGATTGTCGGTGGGAAAAAGTCTGGCCCCTGGTCCCCAGCGGCACGCCCGATGGATCCGGTACTTCGCATTGGCCTTTACCCGAAGGATGATGCGCTAATCCATAAGCACATCATCGTTTCCTCCAGTAAGAATCCTGACTTTAAGTCGGAACATCCGGATAATACTCTCTTTGTGGATTCCGCAGAAATAGCCTCCGCTCTCGACCGGGAGAAGGAGGTGAACCTGTGA
- the smc gene encoding chromosome segregation protein SMC has protein sequence MQITKLKIFGFKSFAQRTEVNFPTKGLTAVVGPNGCGKSNITDAIRWVLGEQKAAALRMGKMQDVIFSGTEERAAMSLAEVSIVIDNSDGTLNSEYSEVIVTRRVHRDGTGEYLINNQECRLRDVHALLFDSGLGSSTYSQMNADMIKAVLSDKADDRRVLFEEAAGVSKYKQQRKETRRQLERVQMDMDRVEDNLRSVRRSVRQYETQAEKVNEYKRLSKRLRELDLSVSIDKFEDMKEGLGTLETTTKRMNHEVETAKTNATVLQTKIDEKKLLISEDETAYRDLERAVQTATIELNDLDNRIMRIRDVISTLENANDKAQDEINQNQTKIQDLTDEQGRLEEENRVLSSDSDMDEMNALLERERETLQVMRDKLDDLRQQSRELSNERLQATQKANALKSRFERMDAESSILQGNLEKWNGELATLNGQKSEANEKLQDIQRQVDEANQDVERLNEQKSTREERLDSERADLAEAQKKLQDLTNEKTRLQSRIDVLQSVANEGTDASRWLVENKAELIGGLLSERIEAAAEYASYVEAALGDLMDAVIVANDSAVIDIVNSMKGYNVGQALLALVGDSAPAYNGSVDGAGVVGCLNKFVTADAEIASWLSGILSRYFVVENLDVAISLAKSMRDQDLCFVCPDAIVRTSGLVSSGAATSGALSRKNEIADANALLENVLADIETQNEEIARIQDLVDEDVQMLDSLVDEIREKTDVVRGSSAQVSIQNNVIAGCDRRIGQLESEIRNAQAKIQEAADSKNSDVELNEANAAVERVEVDYARVNDELTEQDTIFREKEEDVRELERAAQDKNAKLTQNSSRLSNIHDQIEFLENSNRTRMGEIQTNSESIEKNRVDEQELAGQQQSKDSALRELENQRDLAREKYELVSGDLDDWQKEVNRLRDDMIEKMHELNDVDRRQQALQANLDRLVERITNEYTFDLSNPPDEFERVEYSQPEADREIRELRGRIKDLGPINVNVMEDYEDEKKRLEEVEKQFDDLDRARASLDRTITKLDDIARQRYLDTFNRIQKNFQFVFSKLFLNGETKMSLVEKVDEMGKPMDILDADIEINVRPTGKKMRGIKALSGGEHALTATALLFAIYMEKPSPYCVLDEVDGPLDDANVGRFMALLREFSKQTLFIVVTHNKRTMAEADMLYGVTQEIKGISRIASVQLADATKFAM, from the coding sequence GTGCAGATTACAAAGTTAAAGATTTTTGGTTTTAAGTCCTTTGCTCAGAGGACTGAAGTGAACTTCCCGACGAAGGGTCTTACCGCTGTGGTGGGTCCCAATGGTTGTGGTAAGTCCAACATTACGGATGCGATCCGTTGGGTGCTTGGCGAACAGAAGGCCGCGGCACTCCGTATGGGCAAGATGCAGGACGTGATTTTCAGTGGTACGGAAGAACGTGCCGCTATGAGTCTTGCAGAAGTTTCCATTGTGATCGATAATAGCGATGGAACCTTGAATTCTGAATATTCCGAAGTGATTGTTACCCGTCGTGTCCATCGAGACGGTACGGGTGAATACCTGATTAATAACCAGGAATGCCGTCTTCGCGACGTCCATGCCTTGTTGTTTGACTCTGGTTTGGGTTCCAGTACCTACTCCCAGATGAACGCCGACATGATCAAGGCCGTTCTTTCGGATAAGGCCGATGACCGCCGAGTTCTTTTTGAAGAAGCTGCTGGCGTGAGCAAGTATAAGCAGCAGCGCAAGGAAACCCGCCGCCAGTTGGAACGAGTCCAGATGGATATGGACCGTGTGGAAGACAACCTGCGCAGTGTCCGCCGTTCTGTACGTCAGTACGAAACTCAGGCAGAAAAGGTTAACGAGTATAAGCGTTTGAGCAAGCGTCTTCGTGAACTGGACTTGTCTGTCAGTATCGACAAGTTTGAAGACATGAAGGAAGGTCTTGGTACGCTGGAAACGACCACCAAACGTATGAATCACGAGGTGGAAACGGCCAAGACGAACGCAACCGTCCTTCAGACGAAGATTGACGAAAAGAAGCTTTTGATCAGCGAAGACGAAACCGCCTATCGCGACCTGGAACGTGCTGTCCAGACGGCAACCATCGAGTTGAACGATCTGGATAACCGCATTATGCGTATCCGTGATGTGATTTCCACCCTGGAAAATGCCAACGATAAGGCTCAGGATGAAATCAATCAGAACCAGACTAAGATCCAGGACCTGACAGACGAGCAGGGCCGACTGGAAGAAGAAAATCGAGTTCTCAGTTCCGATAGCGACATGGACGAAATGAACGCCCTGCTGGAACGGGAACGTGAAACTCTCCAGGTCATGCGTGATAAGCTGGATGACTTGCGCCAGCAGTCCAGGGAACTGTCCAACGAACGTTTGCAAGCTACCCAGAAGGCAAATGCCTTGAAGAGCCGCTTTGAACGTATGGATGCAGAATCCTCCATTTTGCAGGGAAATCTGGAAAAATGGAACGGCGAACTGGCTACCCTTAACGGTCAGAAATCCGAAGCGAATGAAAAGCTGCAGGATATCCAGCGCCAGGTTGATGAAGCCAATCAGGATGTGGAACGCCTGAATGAACAGAAGTCCACCCGCGAAGAACGTCTGGATAGTGAACGTGCTGATTTGGCTGAAGCTCAGAAGAAACTTCAGGATTTGACTAACGAGAAGACTCGTCTTCAGTCCCGTATCGATGTGCTCCAGAGTGTGGCGAATGAAGGTACGGATGCAAGCCGCTGGCTTGTGGAAAATAAGGCTGAACTGATTGGTGGACTTCTTTCTGAACGTATTGAAGCTGCTGCAGAATATGCATCCTATGTGGAAGCCGCACTTGGAGACTTGATGGATGCTGTCATTGTTGCCAACGATAGTGCCGTAATTGACATCGTGAACTCCATGAAGGGTTACAATGTGGGACAGGCACTCCTTGCCCTGGTTGGCGATAGCGCTCCTGCCTATAACGGCTCTGTGGATGGTGCAGGTGTGGTTGGCTGCCTTAACAAGTTTGTTACCGCCGATGCAGAAATTGCTTCCTGGCTGTCCGGTATTCTTTCACGCTACTTTGTGGTGGAAAATCTGGATGTAGCGATTTCTCTTGCCAAGAGCATGAGGGACCAGGATCTTTGCTTTGTGTGCCCTGACGCCATTGTGCGTACCAGCGGTCTTGTTTCCAGCGGTGCGGCTACCTCTGGAGCTCTTTCCCGCAAGAACGAAATTGCCGATGCGAATGCCTTGCTGGAAAATGTACTGGCAGATATTGAAACCCAGAACGAAGAAATTGCCCGAATCCAGGATCTGGTGGATGAAGATGTCCAGATGCTGGATTCCCTGGTGGATGAAATTCGGGAAAAGACGGATGTCGTTCGTGGTAGTTCCGCTCAGGTTTCCATTCAGAACAACGTGATTGCTGGTTGCGACCGCCGTATTGGGCAGCTGGAAAGTGAAATTCGTAACGCACAGGCAAAAATTCAGGAAGCTGCTGATTCCAAGAATAGCGATGTTGAACTGAACGAAGCAAACGCCGCAGTTGAACGGGTGGAAGTTGATTATGCCCGTGTGAACGATGAACTGACGGAACAGGACACCATCTTCCGCGAAAAGGAAGAGGATGTTCGCGAATTGGAACGTGCCGCTCAGGACAAGAACGCTAAACTTACTCAGAACTCTAGCCGCTTGAGCAACATTCACGACCAGATTGAGTTTTTGGAAAATTCCAATCGCACTCGTATGGGCGAAATCCAGACCAATAGCGAATCCATCGAGAAGAATCGTGTGGATGAACAGGAACTTGCTGGCCAGCAGCAGTCCAAGGATTCCGCTCTTCGTGAATTGGAAAATCAGCGTGACCTTGCTCGTGAAAAGTACGAACTGGTTTCTGGTGATTTGGATGACTGGCAGAAGGAAGTAAACCGCCTTCGTGATGACATGATCGAGAAAATGCACGAGTTGAATGATGTGGACCGCCGTCAGCAAGCCTTGCAGGCTAATTTGGACCGTCTGGTGGAACGCATTACCAACGAATATACCTTCGACCTGTCCAATCCTCCTGATGAATTTGAACGTGTGGAATATAGCCAGCCGGAAGCGGATCGTGAAATCCGCGAACTTCGTGGCAGGATCAAGGATCTGGGGCCCATCAACGTCAACGTGATGGAAGATTACGAAGACGAAAAGAAGCGCCTGGAAGAAGTGGAAAAGCAGTTCGACGATCTGGACCGCGCCCGTGCAAGCCTTGACCGTACCATTACCAAGCTGGATGATATCGCCCGCCAGCGTTATCTGGATACTTTCAACCGTATTCAGAAAAACTTCCAGTTTGTGTTCAGTAAACTGTTCCTGAACGGCGAAACCAAGATGAGCCTTGTGGAAAAAGTGGACGAAATGGGCAAGCCCATGGATATCCTGGATGCGGACATCGAAATCAACGTCCGTCCTACCGGCAAGAAGATGCGTGGCATCAAGGCTTTGTCCGGTGGTGAACACGCCTTGACCGCAACGGCATTGCTGTTCGCCATCTATATGGAAAAACCGTCTCCCTACTGCGTGCTGGACGAAGTGGATGGTCCTCTGGATGATGCAAACGTCGGTCGTTTCATGGCTCTTCTCCGTGAATTCAGTAAGCAGACCTTGTTCATCGTGGTGACCCATAACAAGCGTACCATGGCTGAAGCCGATATGCTCTATGGTGTGACCCAGGAAATTAAGGGTATTTCCCGTATTGCTAGCGTCCAGCTGGCAGATGCAACAAAGTTCGCGATGTAG
- a CDS encoding MoxR family ATPase → MIKSLMNALNNVLLGKNDTVELLTMALLADGHVLIEDVPGTGKTTLSKALAAACGADFARIQFTPDLLPADVTGGAVFKANTGDFEIKKGPVFTQILLADEINRASPRTQSSLLEAMEERQVSLEGERHKLPELFMVLATENPVEFHGVFPLPEAQMDRFMVRISVGYPTAETELDILRSHRESRPIDSVMAVTTPDEILAARKKVSAVHIEESLERYIVALVQASRNDGGVRLAASPRAGLNLVRMAQACAFIQGRDFVNPDDIQRVFFPVMEHRVFAKDSATPDASRNILQNILKNVSIPK, encoded by the coding sequence ATGATCAAATCTTTAATGAATGCTTTGAATAACGTCTTGCTGGGCAAGAACGATACGGTAGAACTTTTGACCATGGCTCTTCTGGCGGATGGTCATGTGTTGATCGAAGATGTGCCTGGTACAGGGAAGACCACTTTAAGCAAAGCTCTTGCGGCGGCCTGTGGTGCTGATTTCGCACGTATTCAGTTTACTCCTGATCTTTTGCCTGCCGATGTGACAGGTGGTGCTGTATTTAAGGCTAATACTGGAGATTTTGAAATCAAGAAGGGGCCTGTCTTTACTCAAATCCTTCTGGCGGATGAAATCAACCGTGCATCTCCGAGAACCCAGAGTTCCTTGCTGGAGGCCATGGAAGAACGTCAGGTTTCCCTGGAAGGGGAACGTCACAAGCTTCCTGAATTGTTCATGGTGCTGGCTACGGAAAATCCGGTGGAATTTCATGGGGTGTTCCCGCTGCCGGAAGCCCAGATGGACCGATTCATGGTTCGTATTTCCGTCGGGTATCCTACTGCGGAAACGGAACTGGATATTCTGCGTTCCCATCGTGAAAGCCGCCCTATCGATAGTGTTATGGCGGTGACTACTCCGGATGAAATTCTTGCTGCCCGCAAGAAGGTTTCTGCAGTTCATATCGAGGAATCCCTGGAACGCTACATTGTGGCTCTGGTGCAGGCATCCCGAAATGACGGGGGAGTACGCCTGGCGGCAAGTCCTCGTGCAGGTTTGAATCTTGTGCGTATGGCGCAGGCTTGCGCCTTTATTCAGGGCAGGGATTTTGTGAATCCGGATGATATTCAGCGCGTGTTTTTCCCGGTCATGGAACATCGCGTTTTCGCAAAGGACAGTGCGACGCCGGATGCGTCTAGAAATATCTTGCAGAATATCCTGAAGAACGTAAGCATCCCGAAATAG
- a CDS encoding DMT family transporter codes for MKGFVFGCLAGVSYGTNPLGALHLYKEGFSPDTVLCYRFAWAVLLLALLMVFGGKGSTKKKSLAETFCVKKRELPVLIILGILFAACALMLFASFNYMSAGLASTLLFLYPMEVALIMGLFFKEKMTAKVAVSIGLSLAGVVLLYRGGEGGEALSTVGVLLVILSSLFYAIYIVVVNKADLQMGSVKLTFYVMLFCLMSLLVYSISFGSGIPPVPANLNQLGWGFMLGLVPSVMSLVFMAKAVKLVGSTPTAIMGALEPLTAVVIGVMVFGENLTGRLMAGIILILVAVTLLAIKKKA; via the coding sequence TTGAAGGGTTTTGTTTTTGGCTGCCTTGCTGGTGTTAGCTACGGCACCAATCCTTTGGGTGCTCTACATTTGTATAAGGAAGGCTTTTCTCCTGATACCGTTCTCTGCTATCGTTTTGCGTGGGCGGTACTCCTTCTTGCCTTGCTGATGGTCTTTGGCGGAAAAGGATCAACGAAGAAAAAATCACTAGCGGAGACATTCTGCGTCAAGAAAAGGGAACTCCCTGTACTGATTATTCTAGGAATACTTTTTGCAGCCTGTGCCTTGATGCTTTTTGCCTCCTTCAATTATATGAGTGCAGGACTTGCCAGCACCTTGCTGTTTCTTTACCCTATGGAGGTGGCCTTGATTATGGGGCTGTTCTTTAAGGAAAAAATGACGGCTAAGGTGGCTGTGTCCATAGGACTTTCCCTAGCTGGAGTGGTTCTCCTGTATCGTGGGGGAGAAGGGGGTGAAGCCCTGAGTACCGTTGGTGTTCTGTTGGTAATCTTGTCTTCGCTTTTCTACGCAATTTATATTGTGGTTGTGAACAAGGCGGATTTGCAGATGGGTTCTGTCAAACTCACTTTTTATGTGATGCTTTTCTGCCTTATGTCTTTGTTGGTTTATTCAATTTCCTTTGGTTCTGGAATCCCTCCTGTTCCGGCAAATTTAAACCAGCTGGGCTGGGGCTTTATGCTGGGGCTTGTGCCGTCTGTCATGTCCCTGGTGTTTATGGCCAAGGCGGTAAAGTTGGTTGGCTCTACACCTACAGCCATTATGGGCGCTCTTGAACCATTGACTGCCGTTGTTATTGGCGTTATGGTTTTTGGAGAAAATCTTACGGGTCGCCTGATGGCAGGAATCATCCTGATCCTTGTGGCGGTAACTCTTCTTGCTATTAAGAAGAAAGCCTAA